The following coding sequences are from one Vibrio syngnathi window:
- a CDS encoding efflux transporter outer membrane subunit: protein MYPLTKFKVAPIALALLLTGCAVGPDYEEPQTTMAETFLYSQGDVNQDGVSQNEQHNHWWMQFNDPTLNQLVADVQSQNIPLKLAAERISMANSYKSVVESFKVPTINVGGGYYNYQLSENDSLLGPVFGASDAVESATGMSLLEAQHDGGFLGASIAWEMDLFGRIDKQSNAATIRVEQAEIFQSGLNTLITADVIHNYLQYRGAQERKAIALENIADQKQTLELVTKVVRSGYGSELDLAQAKAMLAATESIVPQLEIAEQVHKQRMAVLLGESLTSVNQRLVGEFTLSRMNDVIPTGLPSELLERRPDIRIAEREMAAINEELGASIANRYPKFFLTGTPGVTAGSFDDLFSSDSFGWAASAGISWNVFDGGRGEAMVEMNEARFRSAALNYQHSVDSAFAEVDSSLFAYGRSQENQKRIDEATLAVDNAVSKAKSLYKAGLVDYLSVLDAQRQQKAMQDRQVAAKLQTANTTIAVYKALGGDWKVANEQKGEIDTVDLASIN, encoded by the coding sequence ATGTATCCATTAACGAAGTTTAAAGTGGCTCCTATTGCCCTCGCGTTGTTGCTGACAGGTTGTGCGGTTGGCCCCGATTACGAAGAACCACAAACGACCATGGCTGAGACCTTCTTATATAGCCAAGGTGATGTAAACCAAGACGGCGTGAGCCAAAATGAACAGCACAATCATTGGTGGATGCAGTTCAATGATCCAACGCTCAATCAATTAGTGGCCGATGTTCAAAGCCAGAACATCCCACTTAAACTGGCCGCCGAACGCATCAGCATGGCTAACTCATATAAAAGCGTTGTGGAGTCATTCAAAGTCCCGACCATCAATGTCGGAGGCGGTTATTACAACTACCAGTTAAGTGAGAACGACTCCCTACTCGGCCCGGTATTTGGCGCCTCTGATGCGGTTGAATCGGCTACGGGGATGTCTTTGCTGGAAGCGCAACATGATGGCGGATTCTTAGGTGCAAGCATCGCATGGGAAATGGACTTGTTTGGACGTATCGATAAGCAATCCAACGCCGCGACCATTCGAGTGGAACAAGCCGAGATATTCCAATCGGGTTTGAATACCTTGATCACTGCCGATGTCATTCACAACTACCTGCAATATCGCGGCGCTCAAGAGCGAAAAGCGATCGCACTAGAGAACATTGCCGACCAAAAGCAGACTTTAGAACTGGTCACCAAAGTTGTTCGCAGCGGCTACGGCTCGGAGTTAGATCTTGCTCAAGCCAAAGCCATGCTTGCGGCGACTGAATCTATTGTTCCTCAACTTGAAATAGCAGAGCAAGTTCACAAACAACGTATGGCGGTGTTGTTAGGCGAATCACTCACGAGCGTAAACCAACGTTTAGTCGGTGAATTCACCCTTTCGCGAATGAACGATGTAATTCCGACAGGCTTACCTTCTGAATTATTAGAACGACGCCCAGATATCCGAATTGCAGAACGCGAAATGGCAGCCATTAACGAAGAACTTGGTGCAAGCATTGCCAATCGCTATCCAAAATTCTTCCTAACGGGTACGCCAGGAGTGACAGCCGGAAGTTTTGATGATCTGTTCAGTAGCGACTCATTCGGTTGGGCGGCATCTGCAGGCATAAGTTGGAATGTATTCGATGGTGGCCGAGGCGAAGCCATGGTGGAAATGAACGAAGCAAGGTTCCGTTCTGCAGCGCTTAATTATCAACACTCAGTTGATAGCGCCTTTGCGGAAGTCGATTCAAGCTTGTTTGCCTATGGCCGTAGCCAAGAAAACCAAAAGCGCATCGATGAAGCCACCCTCGCCGTCGATAATGCAGTGAGCAAAGCAAAGTCACTCTATAAAGCCGGCCTAGTCGATTACTTGTCGGTGTTAGACGCACAAAGACAACAAAAAGCGATGCAAGATCGCCAAGTGGCTGCCAAACTGCAAACCGCCAACACCACGATTGCGGTGTATAAAGCCTTAGGTGGAGATTGGAAAGTAGCTAATGAGCAAAAAGGTGAGATTGACACAGTCGATTTAGCTTCAATCAACTAG
- a CDS encoding DUF1801 domain-containing protein, with amino-acid sequence MDKAIKIHFDEYPDDVRVRLEELRALIFELSSDLELGEVEESLKWGEPSYSVKTGSPIRIDWKLKSPNNYYLFFNCQTKLIDTFRELHDGTLTFQGNRAIVLNLTEPLPKAPIKQCLELALTYQQRKHLPLLGA; translated from the coding sequence ATGGACAAAGCAATCAAAATACATTTCGACGAGTACCCCGATGATGTTCGAGTTCGGCTCGAAGAGTTACGAGCGTTAATTTTTGAACTTTCCTCTGATTTGGAGTTAGGTGAAGTCGAAGAGTCTCTGAAATGGGGCGAGCCGAGTTACAGCGTTAAGACGGGCAGCCCAATCCGAATTGACTGGAAATTGAAATCACCAAACAACTATTACTTGTTCTTTAACTGTCAAACAAAGCTAATCGACACATTCAGAGAATTGCACGATGGCACGCTGACATTTCAGGGTAATAGGGCAATCGTCTTGAACCTAACTGAACCACTTCCCAAGGCACCGATTAAGCAGTGCTTAGAGCTAGCCTTAACTTATCAACAACGAAAACATCTACCGCTTCTTGGCGCGTAA
- a CDS encoding class I SAM-dependent methyltransferase, which translates to MEELIAQYTGANEDERLTRQYIAQLEFDTTIHKLTPYLLKGKSVCELGAATGRYSLHFAKLGCDVTAVELVPDQVKILNTKAKSEGIELKVFEGNACDVSFIESSSQDVCVILGPLYHLKTLHERELAVNEALRILKPNGVLAIAYISRFFVAGMFAQQFPELVTPEVLLELNNHGTVSNSKADSFFKVGYFATPSEIENLVNKNGFNVIGHAATDGFGRYISNGVNNFAPSQYQTWLDYHLATCDEASLLGSSNHGLVIARKASSQSS; encoded by the coding sequence ATGGAAGAATTGATAGCCCAATATACAGGTGCAAACGAAGATGAAAGGTTAACTCGGCAATATATTGCTCAGTTAGAGTTTGATACTACGATACATAAACTCACACCTTATTTACTTAAAGGGAAATCAGTATGTGAGTTAGGAGCAGCAACGGGGCGCTATTCCTTACATTTTGCGAAATTAGGTTGTGATGTTACAGCAGTAGAACTTGTGCCTGACCAAGTGAAGATTTTAAATACTAAAGCAAAATCTGAAGGTATTGAGTTGAAAGTGTTTGAGGGTAATGCTTGTGATGTGTCATTTATCGAAAGTAGTTCTCAAGACGTTTGTGTAATTCTTGGGCCTTTGTACCACCTAAAAACTCTGCATGAAAGAGAGCTTGCGGTTAATGAAGCACTAAGGATTTTAAAGCCAAATGGTGTACTAGCCATAGCTTATATTTCACGTTTCTTTGTCGCTGGTATGTTTGCCCAACAATTTCCAGAACTAGTCACTCCGGAGGTGCTTTTAGAGTTAAATAACCATGGCACGGTTTCAAACTCTAAAGCCGATAGTTTTTTCAAGGTCGGGTATTTCGCAACGCCTAGTGAAATTGAAAATCTTGTAAACAAAAATGGGTTTAATGTAATTGGACACGCAGCAACAGATGGATTTGGACGTTACATATCTAACGGTGTTAATAACTTTGCGCCATCTCAATATCAGACATGGTTAGATTATCATTTGGCAACTTGCGACGAAGCAAGCCTTTTGGGATCAAGTAATCATGGTTTAGTGATCGCTAGAAAAGCCAGTTCACAAAGCAGTTAA
- a CDS encoding GNAT family N-acetyltransferase, whose protein sequence is MFKIETKRLIIRDMNPSDERAFVAMSQDAKYQRFYDESDCDPGKYKELTNLFIAQASEEPRKSYQLAVEDKSTGQFIGTVCLRLEDNQQASMGCAFSRLSQGNKLSHEAALALAGFGFSTLGVHRIYAETISKNLPAIKLCKSLGMRQEAHFREHRFFKGRWWDTVVLAVLRTEWVKALPSG, encoded by the coding sequence ATGTTTAAAATTGAGACAAAGCGGCTGATTATTAGGGATATGAACCCTAGCGATGAAAGAGCCTTCGTGGCGATGTCTCAAGACGCTAAATATCAGCGTTTTTATGATGAAAGTGACTGTGACCCTGGTAAATATAAAGAGTTAACCAACTTGTTTATAGCTCAGGCTTCTGAAGAACCAAGGAAATCATATCAACTCGCTGTTGAAGACAAGAGCACTGGCCAGTTCATTGGCACTGTTTGTTTGCGTCTAGAAGATAATCAACAAGCTTCAATGGGATGTGCGTTTTCAAGATTATCTCAAGGTAATAAGTTAAGCCATGAAGCGGCTCTCGCTTTGGCTGGTTTTGGTTTTTCAACATTGGGCGTACACCGCATTTATGCAGAGACAATCAGTAAGAATTTACCTGCCATTAAGCTCTGTAAGTCTTTAGGTATGCGCCAAGAAGCACATTTTAGAGAGCATCGTTTTTTCAAAGGGCGGTGGTGGGATACCGTCGTTCTGGCTGTCCTGCGAACCGAATGGGTCAAGGCATTGCCAAGTGGTTAA
- a CDS encoding FRG domain-containing protein, whose protein sequence is MYNLFVTAEDGAWERNHYQYDRSRFLEYTNQNLSEALKNLNESNIDLLKSYPCLFAYEGARSDVYIGYLTSIKERNRTVLIEFQISQDIEPIPFAQIEPIADLLDIRGWEMNRTHWAVKDEDLFARLKNQGIPLNNVQDISKSGKPTAEKSQSPTITKLQGFIKKVLSYQHEKDREIFYRGHSSKDQYKLEPSLFRKDKEGNYLYRDVEHIIFRELLVSNSADFSSDIYTLDRLVRMQHYSLPTRLLDITSNPLIALYFACKGSSEESGEVIIFSVKRESVKYFDSDVASCISNLSRLPKSEKDKIDFNLDIEDFNEQKSVRRLLHFIKEEKPFFEPIIDPKDMRKVICVKGKKSNDRITSQSGAFLLFGHEVIFDEKGTEEIEVLRITITNKTVLLKELDLLNINESTVFPYIENSARYVADKYKFNKAFKSDS, encoded by the coding sequence ATGTATAATTTGTTTGTGACAGCTGAAGATGGAGCCTGGGAGCGGAATCATTATCAATACGATCGAAGTCGATTTCTTGAATACACAAACCAAAATCTATCTGAAGCACTTAAAAATCTTAATGAATCAAATATTGATTTACTAAAAAGCTATCCATGCCTCTTTGCCTACGAAGGGGCGAGAAGCGACGTTTACATTGGATACTTAACGTCGATCAAAGAGCGAAATAGAACAGTATTAATTGAATTTCAAATTTCTCAAGATATTGAACCTATACCATTCGCCCAAATTGAGCCAATTGCAGATCTTCTAGATATACGCGGTTGGGAAATGAATCGAACTCATTGGGCGGTAAAAGATGAGGATCTTTTCGCAAGATTAAAAAATCAAGGTATCCCTTTAAACAATGTTCAAGACATTTCTAAATCGGGTAAACCTACAGCGGAAAAGTCACAGTCTCCTACAATTACAAAGCTACAGGGTTTTATAAAAAAAGTGTTGTCTTATCAACATGAAAAAGATCGTGAGATTTTCTATCGCGGTCATTCGAGTAAAGATCAATACAAACTTGAGCCATCACTGTTCAGGAAAGACAAAGAGGGTAACTATCTATATCGTGATGTAGAACACATTATTTTCCGAGAGCTTTTGGTATCAAACTCAGCTGATTTTTCGTCAGATATCTACACCTTAGATCGACTAGTTAGAATGCAGCATTATTCGTTACCGACAAGGTTGTTAGATATAACATCTAACCCTCTGATTGCACTGTATTTCGCATGTAAAGGATCCTCTGAAGAGTCTGGTGAAGTTATAATATTTTCCGTTAAAAGGGAGAGCGTAAAGTATTTTGACTCTGATGTTGCTAGTTGTATATCTAATCTTTCAAGGCTACCCAAGTCTGAGAAGGATAAGATTGATTTCAATTTGGATATTGAAGACTTTAATGAGCAGAAATCGGTTAGAAGGCTCTTACACTTTATAAAAGAAGAAAAGCCATTTTTTGAACCAATTATAGATCCAAAAGATATGAGAAAAGTCATTTGTGTAAAAGGGAAAAAGAGCAATGACAGAATAACCTCTCAATCAGGAGCTTTTTTATTGTTCGGTCACGAAGTGATATTTGACGAAAAAGGTACAGAAGAAATTGAAGTATTAAGGATTACAATAACTAACAAAACTGTACTATTGAAGGAGCTGGATCTACTAAATATTAATGAAAGTACAGTATTCCCATACATTGAAAACTCAGCCCGCTACGTCGCTGATAAATATAAATTTAACAAGGCGTTTAAGAGTGATTCGTAA
- a CDS encoding IS91 family transposase: MNALSPYQAVLTQGLEELDKSKVTPRQWQVLNHLRDCRTERMGSYDWRCQQCGHETRWYCSCRDRHCPNCQEQMRQQWLTKRSQDILPVAYHHMVFTLPHEFNALVKAHPKVVYQCLFHSVWATLCAFANERHHLVGQLGALMVLHTWGRNLSQHTHIHCLLPSGVLTKDRQWQPTRKESYLLPVKALSVRFKKEMLCRVSELIATHSNLLEEAASKRWVVYSKPVLHEPTAVVGYLSRYCNRIGLNPNQLSYNVDGRITMSYKDYRTNGTQRMCCNAGELLRRLLLHVLPKGLMRIRYYGFLANAVRVKAIAEIRQSLRKRPAEKSEVLKEKACCPNCHSNSMVLVCINIRPRIVVSEHRLT; this comes from the coding sequence ATGAACGCATTATCTCCTTACCAAGCCGTATTAACACAAGGCTTAGAAGAGCTTGATAAAAGCAAAGTCACACCGAGACAGTGGCAAGTGCTTAACCATTTAAGAGACTGCCGAACGGAGCGTATGGGCAGTTACGACTGGCGTTGTCAGCAATGTGGCCATGAAACTCGTTGGTACTGTTCTTGTCGAGATCGTCATTGCCCCAATTGCCAAGAGCAGATGAGACAGCAATGGCTAACAAAGCGAAGCCAAGATATTTTACCTGTGGCCTACCATCATATGGTTTTTACCTTACCTCACGAGTTCAATGCTCTGGTTAAAGCGCATCCTAAGGTGGTTTATCAATGCTTGTTTCATTCAGTGTGGGCAACATTATGCGCGTTTGCTAATGAGCGGCATCACCTTGTCGGTCAACTTGGAGCATTAATGGTTCTTCATACTTGGGGAAGAAATCTGAGTCAACATACTCATATTCATTGCCTACTACCGAGTGGGGTGCTTACAAAAGATCGGCAATGGCAACCGACAAGAAAAGAGAGTTACCTGCTCCCGGTTAAAGCCTTATCCGTTCGCTTTAAGAAAGAGATGTTATGTCGAGTAAGCGAGTTAATAGCAACGCACAGTAATTTATTAGAGGAAGCCGCTAGTAAGAGATGGGTTGTGTACAGTAAACCTGTACTCCACGAGCCTACAGCGGTAGTGGGTTATCTATCTCGGTATTGCAATCGTATCGGGTTAAATCCCAACCAATTAAGTTATAACGTGGATGGCCGTATCACGATGAGTTACAAAGACTACCGAACCAATGGGACGCAAAGAATGTGTTGTAATGCGGGTGAGTTACTTCGACGCTTACTTTTACATGTGTTGCCTAAAGGGCTAATGCGAATACGCTACTATGGCTTTCTAGCTAATGCTGTGCGGGTAAAAGCGATAGCGGAAATTAGGCAAAGCTTACGAAAGCGACCCGCAGAGAAATCGGAAGTGCTGAAAGAGAAAGCTTGTTGTCCGAACTGCCATAGCAACAGCATGGTACTCGTGTGCATCAATATTAGACCTAGGATAGTTGTTTCAGAGCACCGACTGACCTAG
- a CDS encoding YnfA family protein: MIEFKTVGLFVLTAVAEIVGCYLPYLWLREDKSIWLLIPAAISLALFAWLLTLHPTATGRVYAAYGGVYISVALIWLWLVDGEKPTTWDLVGGSVALLGMAIIMFGPRNA; the protein is encoded by the coding sequence GTGATTGAATTTAAAACGGTCGGGCTTTTTGTACTTACGGCGGTCGCCGAGATTGTAGGGTGTTATCTACCTTATCTTTGGTTGAGAGAAGACAAGAGCATTTGGTTATTGATTCCTGCTGCGATAAGCCTGGCGTTATTTGCTTGGTTATTGACGCTTCATCCTACCGCGACAGGGCGTGTTTATGCGGCCTATGGCGGTGTGTATATTTCTGTTGCCCTGATATGGCTGTGGCTTGTTGATGGCGAAAAGCCAACAACGTGGGATCTGGTTGGTGGCTCAGTTGCACTACTCGGTATGGCGATTATTATGTTTGGCCCTCGAAACGCGTAG
- a CDS encoding DUF6434 domain-containing protein — translation MKKVDWHKNQIDDSTVITDSYKTTQNVRRYFKSKLGEQFKFDRDFMQWMNNATGLTMGDALQEWAKRNQVDS, via the coding sequence ATGAAAAAGGTTGATTGGCACAAGAATCAGATTGATGACAGTACCGTCATAACGGACAGCTACAAAACGACTCAGAACGTGCGTCGATATTTTAAGTCCAAGCTTGGTGAGCAGTTTAAATTCGACCGTGATTTTATGCAGTGGATGAATAATGCGACAGGGTTGACTATGGGTGATGCCTTGCAAGAGTGGGCGAAGCGTAATCAAGTCGATAGTTAA